A region from the Halomarina litorea genome encodes:
- a CDS encoding DUF7500 family protein, with product MSVEQAVCADGVPEQFAADLAVKTDHGVATHEVRADDVREAFGDLTRWYAARIAPDEDPRSVVELPLATGALDD from the coding sequence GTGAGCGTCGAGCAAGCAGTGTGCGCCGACGGCGTCCCCGAACAGTTCGCCGCCGACCTCGCGGTCAAGACCGACCACGGCGTCGCCACCCACGAGGTCAGGGCGGACGACGTCCGGGAGGCGTTCGGCGATCTCACCCGGTGGTACGCTGCCCGCATCGCGCCCGACGAGGACCCGCGGTCGGTCGTCGAACTCCCCCTGGCGACCGGCGCGCTGGACGACTAG
- a CDS encoding AAA family ATPase, with protein sequence MVEAFAVASGKGGTGKTTTTLALGMALAREYDVTVVDADTGMANLLFHTGLDGVETTLHDVLVGETPVSEAAYDRFGMRVVPCGTSLAAFRDADPGRLRTAVADLAADTDVLLLDSPAALGSKGAVLPVVLADRVVVVLQPTVPSLSDGLKVQEYAASYGTGTAGVLFNRVRDDEAVARIAEQAERYFEGPMLARVPESDAARASRRAGEPLLAHAPGSDAAEAYRRAARSLDVRGGDADDVAARFRSAVIPDAP encoded by the coding sequence ATGGTGGAGGCGTTCGCCGTCGCCAGCGGCAAGGGCGGCACCGGCAAGACGACGACCACGCTCGCGCTGGGGATGGCCCTCGCCCGGGAGTACGACGTGACGGTCGTCGACGCGGACACCGGGATGGCGAACCTGCTCTTTCACACCGGACTCGACGGCGTCGAGACGACGCTCCACGACGTCCTCGTCGGCGAGACGCCCGTCTCGGAGGCGGCCTACGACCGCTTCGGGATGCGCGTCGTTCCCTGCGGGACGAGTCTCGCGGCGTTCCGCGACGCCGACCCCGGACGGTTGCGGACGGCGGTGGCGGACCTCGCGGCGGACACGGACGTCCTCCTGCTCGACTCCCCGGCGGCGCTCGGGTCGAAGGGGGCCGTCCTCCCGGTCGTCCTCGCCGACCGGGTCGTCGTCGTCCTCCAGCCGACGGTCCCGTCGCTCTCGGACGGCCTGAAGGTCCAGGAGTACGCCGCGTCCTACGGGACGGGCACCGCTGGCGTGCTGTTCAACCGGGTGCGCGACGACGAGGCCGTCGCCCGCATCGCCGAACAGGCCGAGCGCTACTTCGAGGGGCCGATGCTGGCGCGCGTCCCGGAGAGCGACGCCGCCCGCGCGTCGCGACGCGCGGGCGAACCGCTGCTCGCACACGCACCGGGGAGCGACGCGGCCGAGGCGTACCGCCGGGCCGCCCGGTCGCTGGACGTGCGCGGGGGGGACGCCGACGACGTGGCCGCCCGCTTCCGGAGCGCGGTCATCCCCGACGCGCCATGA
- a CDS encoding DsrE/DsrF/DrsH-like family protein — MSTDTPNTQDANEDADPETVAALRDRVADLESRLADVESETSEDGKSMVIVSTKGTLDMAYPPLILASTAAAFDWDVTVFHTFWGLELLHEEHSADLKLSSVGNPNMPVPNALAALPGMDEVTTRLMRKRIADNETPTIEELVETSLEMGVDLQACQMTIDLLDYDENDFYDGVTVGVGAATALQRMGEADVQLLV, encoded by the coding sequence GAGACGGTGGCCGCACTCCGCGACCGGGTCGCGGACCTCGAATCACGGCTGGCGGACGTCGAGTCCGAGACGAGCGAGGACGGCAAGTCGATGGTCATCGTCTCGACGAAGGGGACCCTCGACATGGCCTACCCGCCGCTCATCCTCGCCTCGACGGCGGCCGCCTTCGACTGGGACGTCACCGTCTTCCACACGTTCTGGGGGCTCGAACTGCTCCACGAGGAGCACTCGGCGGACCTCAAGTTGAGTTCGGTCGGCAACCCGAACATGCCCGTCCCGAACGCCCTCGCGGCGCTCCCGGGCATGGACGAGGTGACCACGCGGCTGATGCGAAAGCGCATCGCCGACAACGAGACGCCGACCATCGAGGAACTCGTCGAGACGTCACTGGAGATGGGCGTCGACCTGCAGGCCTGCCAGATGACCATCGACCTGCTCGATTACGACGAGAACGACTTCTACGACGGCGTTACGGTCGGCGTCGGTGCGGCGACGGCGCTCCAGCGCATGGGCGAGGCCGACGTCCAGTTGCTCGTCTAG